The Chitinophaga niabensis genome segment CCAGGCGGCCACAGGTACCAATGATCAGGGCGGGTGCTTCCAGCAGGTTATTTTCTTCTGTTTCCCGCTTGTGGCCACCATAACAAACGGTTACTTTAAAACCGGTGACCATAGACCTGAATACATCGTCTATCTGCAAGGCCAGTTCCCTGGAAGGAACGATGATCATGACCTGTGTTTTCTTATTGGCAGGGTCCAGCAGCTGCAGTACCGGCAACAGGAACGCCAGCGTTTTGCCCGAACCTGTATCAGACAGGAGTACCACGTCCTGCTCTTTTTTACTGGCCTCAATAGCAGCCAGCTGCATTTCGTTCAGCTGATCTATCCTTAATCTCGAAAGTATGTCGTTAATTGCTTGCATCGCCGCAAAAGTACGGCAGTTTAATTGATTACCCGCTTTTTTGAAGGTTTCAGCTGTATTCCCTGCTGCATGATCTCCTCTAACTGCTGTAATACCAGGTCCTGCCAACCGGGCAGCAAACTGAGGTCGTGTTTCCAGAAAGACCTGTCTGCCAGGGTGGTAAATACCAGTTCCGAGGGGGTTAATTCTTGCCAGCGTTTAGCGAAAACGGCGCTCATATCGTCTGTTACTTCATAAGGCTGGCCGTTCAGTTCTCCATAATAACGCCCCTCCTTTTCCCGCACCCGCATAAAATACAGCCATGCGGCGAAGCCCTTCGCAAATAATCCAGGGAGCCGGCCATGCCTTTCATAGTACTCCAGCAGAATAGGCAGGCAGCGCATTTTCATCTTGGTACTGTATTGCATGGTAATGCTTTTCCAGTAGTGACGGATATAGGGGTTCCGGAAACGGTCCAGTACACTTTGCCCGAATTGTGCTGCTACCTGCGGTTCAACAGGATAAGGAATACCATTGGCTAATTCGTCTGACAGCAGGTTACTGATATAAGCAGCAAAAGCAGGTTCATCCATCGCTTCTTTCACTGTTTCAAAACCAGAGAGGAAAGCCACGCCGCAGCTGAGTGTATGCGAGCCATTCAGCAAACGCAGTTTCAGCTCCCGGTGCAGATCAATATCCGGCATGATCACCACTTCTTCATTTGCTGCTGCAAAACTTAAGGTCCTGCGGATATTTTCATCTCCTTCAATGGCCCAGAGGCTATATGCTTCTGCAATGCTGAGCAAGGCATCCGTATAACCAAATTCTTTTTCCAGCGCGGCCTGCTGTGCGGGTTCAGGCGAGCCGGGCACAATACGGTCTACCAGTGAATTGCAGAAGTAATTGTATTTTTCCAGCCATTCCATGAACTCTTCCGGCAAACCATTCAGGTGCGCCAGTTCCAGTACAATGGCTTCCAGTTTTTTACCATTATCCGGCACCAGCTCCGTTGGTACGATCACCATGCCACTATGCACACTTCCGCCGAAAGCTTTAAAACGTTCATACAAAAAGGCCAGCAGTTTACCGGGATAAGAAACAGGGGGATGGCGCCGGATATCATCATTCACCAATTGGATCCCTACTTCCGTGGTGTTGGAAATGATCACCTGCATGCCCTGATCGTGTGCACAGGAAAGGATCTGCTCCCAATCGCGCTGTGCATGTAATACCCTGCTGATAGCAGCATTGATATAATTCTCCGCGATCGTTTGATTGTTCTTCATACCACGGATGCAAAGCGTATACAAAGCATCCTGTTTTTCAAATGCATCCGCCCCGCCCTGGCTGGTAGATTTTACCACTACTATCCTTCCATTAAAGATCCCTTTGCGGTTGGCTTTATCAATATAATGATCTGCCAATCCCCTCAGCAATACGCCCGTACCAAACTGTAATACCTTTTCAGGTAGTTCAAACAGATGTTCATCCGGAACTTTCACTGCACCGGGCACAATGTGCTTCAACGTAAATCGCGACAACATCATAATTTTCTATTTATGGCATTTCCATCTCATTGGCAGCCTGCAGGAAAGCCCCTACTCCTTTGGGGTCGTCCACTACTACTTTTTCAGACATATAATATTCAAAACTTCCATCCCTGTATGGATTACCACCTAAGCCGGATACGCTTACCGTACCGTGCAAATGCGTCCGTCCCTGTTCATCTTTCTTTATAAACTCTTTGAGGATACCAGCATAGGCACGCCTGGCGACTGCTTTATATTTTGCAGGCAAAATACCCAACCGTACCCCTTTGGCGAGTGTATAGGTGAACATACAGGATGCGGATGCTTCGTAATAATTCTTTCCCTTTCCGGGGAGGTCCACAATATCCCACCATAAACCTGTTGCGGGGTCCTGGTATTTTTCCACTGCTATCGCCAGGCGTTTCAGTATGCCGGAGAGGATAGGCCGGCGGGGATCTTTTGCAGGAAATAATTCCAGCACATCCACTAAGGCCATACCGTACCATCCCATAGCCCTGGCCCATACATGCGGAGAACGGCCTGTAGTTTTATCGGCCCATTGCTGCTGCCGTGATTCGTCATAACCATGATAAAGTAAACCTGTTTTTTTATCCCGGGAAACCTGCTCCATCTCTACAAACTGCCGCACAATATCATTCAACGTAGTGTCCTCTTTAAAAGTAAGCGCGTAGTCAAGATAAAATGGCTGACCCATATACAGCCCGTCCAGCCACATCTGCCAGGGGTAGACCTTTTTATGCCAGAAACCGCCGGCCTTTGTGCGCGGGTGTTCCTTTAACTGATTGCGTAAAGTAGTGGCCGCCTTTTTATACTTTTCTTCTTTTGTTTGCCTGTAAAGGAAAAGCAGGATGCGGCCGGGCATGATATTGTCTATATTAAAATCCTGTTGTTTATAGGTGCGGATGGTGCCATCCTCTTCTATAAATGGATCGATGCTTTTTTTGATGTATGAAAGATAAGCGGTGTCTTTTGTGCGTTCCCATAATCCTTCCATACCTCTCATTACAACACCTTGTTCATATGTCCATTTAGCAGGCGCTTTCCAGCTGTCCATCAGGGTAGCGGCCATTTCTTTTGCAACACTGAAAGCGCATGCAACGATTAAAAGATACTTCATCTTAATACACTTTATTGATCAGTTCTTCTTTTCCTTTTGTGATCACCCGTACGTTCTGCATAGCTACTTCCGTTGCATCAGATACTTCAACCCCTTTATCAGCCTGCAATACCATATCCTTCAACTGTATATTCCTGATCTTCATTTCCGGCAGGCCGCGTATGAAAATAGCCCTGGCGGCACCGTAACAGGTAACATTACTGATAAAGAAATTGCGGAACTGTGGAGTAGCTTCTGTTACAGGCAGTAATTCTACTTTGGGAGCAGCCTGTTTTTCACCGGTTAAAGGAATGGGGTCTTTTGCCATGTAATACATATCAAAGAGAATGGCTTCCCCAGGAATATCCTGCATGCTGATATTCTTTATGTAGATGTTCTCTACCACTCCTCCCCTTCCCCTGGTGGTTTTAAAACGCAAACCAATGTCCGTACCCATAAAAGTGCAGTCTTCCACATAAATGTTCTTAGCCCCGCCACTCATTTCACTGCCGATCACAAAACCACCGTGGGCATGATACACTGTGCAGTTGCGTACCCATACATTTTCTGTAGGCACCCCTCTTTTCCTCCCGGCTTCATCACGGCCTGATTTAATGCAGATGGCATCATCTCCTACATCAAATGTGCTGCGTTCGATCACTACATTTTTGCAGGATTCTACATCAATGCCATCTCCGTTCTGTGCATACCAGGGATTCTTTACGTAAACATCCCGCATGGTGAGATGCTCGCTGAGTAAGGTATGCAGGCACCAGGCGGGAGAATTCTGGAACGTAACACCTTCCAGTAAGATCCTTTTGCAGTTCGTCAGCACCAGCAGGTTGGGACGCAAAAAATCTTTGACGGACTGAAAATGCGCATCGCTGTGATCAGCACTGATCACACCGGGGTTCTTCAATTGTGCGCCCCGCTGCATGCTCTCGGAAGGGTACCAGGTTTTCTTATCTTCATCCAGCAGGCCACCGGAGGCAACGAGCTTTTTCCATTGGCTCTCTGTGAGCTTATCTTTCTTCACCATACGCCAGGCATCTCCTCCTCCGTCTACACTTCCTTTACCGGTGATGGCAATATCCTCCAGGTTGGTACCTGATATGGGCGACTGGTTACGCATCTGTTCCAATCCTTCCCAGTTCCCTTTTACCAGCGGGTACACTGTTTTATCTGTTGTAAACCTCAGCAGGGCGTTCCTTTCTATATGCAGATTTACTTTGCTCTTTAGTGTAACAGGCCCCGTCAGCCATAATCCTTTGGGGATACGCACTACGCCTCCCCCTTTTTTACTGCAGGCATCAATGGCAGCCTGGATAAAAGTAGTGTTCAATGTTACGCCATCCGGCTTTGCACCATAACCGGTAATGTTAAAGGTATCCTTTCTGAAAACAGGTACCTGTACCTGCTGCTGTGCCCGCAACGATAGCTGTGAAAACAATGCCAGTGTAATAAATAAGCTGTTCTTCATAATAAACTATTCAGGTACATTTCAATATTTGTGTACTGTTTGTTCAATGTATAAGCCGAAGCGTCTTTTTCATTTTGCGGATCAAGACCATGTTTGCGTTCCCACTCATCCGGCATGCCATCTCCGTCTGTATCCTTTGGTGCTGGCAGGGACCGCAGTAGTGGCCAGTCCCGCGGGGTATCTATAATTCCGTCACCAAAACTTGTTTTACCGGTGCTGATCTCTTTCACTATCCGCTCGTCTACCGCATCCCTGTGTAAACTTGCCCCGGCATATTGCAGCACTTCTTTGTAAGCTGTTAAAGCAGATTGCGGTGAAATAGCCACTACGGGCACCGGTGTTTGTAAACGTACGGCTGCAGGATCCTTACAATCCACACCACCAGCCCAGTTATCTGCTGTTATTTTTTCAGATCCATCCACATAATTGCCCTGCACATAGAATTTTGTAAAGGCGGCCGTATCCCAGGGGTTCACGATCCTGTAACGGACGTTCTTTTTTGTGGCCGGCCCGGCCTTATAGTAATTGTTTACGATGTTGTGATTACCACCTTCTCCGCCATATGCACTGTTATGTACCCAGTTAAAGATCACGTTGTTCCTGAAATCAACCACTTCCTTTGCCGGTTCCTGTGTATAACGCGCACCACAGAAACGGGGATTCCTGCTGGTATTGCTGGCGAGAATATTATGATGAAAACTGGCGCCCAGGCCACCCCATATTCCTCCGTAACCATGTTCGCCTTTTGGATGAACGGAACTCCGGAGGCTTTCAGCAATGATGCTCCATTGCAAAGTAAATTCTTTGTTGTCGTAGAAAGAAGCGCATTCATCTACTGCCCAGCTCATGGAACAGTGATCTATCATAATACGCCGGCGGCCAATGCCGTTAAAGGCATCATCTGCCTGTTCCTTTTCATCTCCCAGCCGAAAACGCATATACCGGATGATCACATTATCTGCATGAATGGACACTGTGTAATTCCTGATGCAGATCCCGTCTCCCGGAGCAGACTGGCCGGCAATCGTACAATTACCTTCGTTGATCTTCAACGGAGATTGTAATGCGATGGTACCGGAAACTGCAAACACGATCATACGGGGATATTTTGCATTGATAGCTTCGCGGAGGCTGCCCGGCCCGTCATCATTCAGGTTACGGACGATCAGTATTTTGCCGCCTCTGCCGCCGGTGGTATTCTTACCAAAGCCCTCGGCTCCGGGAAAAGCTGGTTGTGCAGACGCACAACCAGGGATGATAATTACCAGAATTAGTGAAAAAAATAAGCCCTTAATATCCATAATCCTGTTTCAAGTTCGGGTTAGCATCCAGTACCGATTGAGCGATCGGCAACAGTTCACTTTTACCTGTTTTAAACTCAATTGCATAATACCTGATAATAGTGGTATTGATAGCCGTTCCGAACCAGGCTACACTCGTGTGGCCTGCAGGAGCAGGTGTTACGGTAGGTTTATAGAATGATCCGGCCCAAACCAGGTCCGGAGAATTGTTCCTGAAATACATCGTTTGCGGATAGGTGTTGTAAGGAGCTGTTCTGTTAGACATTGCAGTTAACGCTGCCTTGGTGGCAGTGATCTTTGCATCCAGCAGGTTCCAGCGGATGAGGTCATATTTGCGGATGCCCTCCCCACCAAATTCCAGCAGCCTTTCTTTTACGATGGCATTGAAGAAGTCTGTGTAACTGGTGGGCGTAGTACCAATCGGGTTGGCTCCGTAAGCGCGTTTCCTTACTTCTTCAAATGCAGCGATAGCAGTGGCAGATGCCCCATTGTTCAATTCATTATCTGCTTCTGCATACATAAGCAATACATCGGAGAAACGGATCAGTGGCCAGTTCAATCCAAAATATTGAGCGGCAGATGTTACCACTACAGGATTGGAGATCCAGTCGCGGCGGAATTTTCCGTCTACCATGGTTTGTAATGGGCGGCCTGTTTTGTTTAAAGCTGTATTAATATCATAAGGCGCACAGGTAACATCCCTGCGGGCATCAACGGAATCGAAGGCATAGAAATAAGTAGGCAGGATGGTTAATGCTGCGTTACCGGTAGTGCCATATCTTGGCCCGTTGTAATAACCCATCTTGCTATCGCCCGTAGCACTGTTACTTCCGGCCATTGCCACTTCCCAGATGATCTCACCCGTAGGGTCCAGCTTGTGGGCACAGAGGTTATCCCTGAATAAAGCGAGGTAACTGGTATTCAGACTATGATCACCGCGGTGCTGCATGATCTCATTACACTCTGTACGTGCTATTTCATAAAATGGTTTGTAATTGGCAGGGCGTTCCATTTGTTTTGATCTGCGCAGGGAATATCCACCGCGGAACAATGCGATCTTTGCACGCAAAGCTCTTACTGCCCCTTGTGTGATCCTTTCATCTCTCGGGCCGGCAGCTGTTCTCCAGGGAACGAGTGGTGCAGCAATTGCCAGGTCGTTTAAGATGTGATCATAGATAGAATCCCTGTCTGTTTTACCGGGGTATTGATCTGTTTCAAAGATGGCGGGTTGAAAATGTGCAGGCACATCTCCCCAGTTGCGGATCAGTTCAAAATAGAACTGCGCACGCAGGGTAAGGGCTTCTCCATGCAGGCGTTTCAATTCATTCTTTTCCACTTCTGTACCATTTGTATACAACGCCATCCTGGGAATGTAGTAAATACAAAGGTTTGCCCGTTCAATACCGTTATACAACTGGCTGAACGGTTGTGCCAGCTGTGAGTTATTGGGTGTGAGATTATAATGTGCAATATCTCTCCGTTCGTTATCCGGGAATGGTGTTCCACCCTGCCCCATCATTTCATCACTGTCGTAAGCATAGTACATATTGATCCGGATACCATAACCCTGGTCTCCTGTTAATGCGCCATAAGTACCCAGCACAGCCATCCTTGCGTTCACAACATTGGAAAAGGTGATGGCAGGATCAAAAGAGGAAACCGGCGGCACTTCCAGGTATTGCTTACAGGCAGCCAGGCAAATTGTACATAATAAGATGATATATCTGATTTTCATGGTGCTGTCTTTTATAATGAGAGATTTAGCCCTAAAAGGAAGGAGCGGCTGCGGGGATAGGCAGAAAAATCTACCCCGGGTGTTACCCCACTCGCACGCCGTGTGCTTACTTCAGGATCATACCCGGAATACTTCGTCCAGATGGCTACGTTGTTCACAGTGCCATAAATGCGGAGGCTTTGCATGCGCATCTTCCTCAATAAGGAGGATGGTAATGTATAACCCAGTGAAATATTATTCACCCGTAAGAAGGAACCGTCCTCTACTGCCCAGGAGTGCGCAATGAAAGAAGCTGCCTGTGTACCGGGCCTCCATATCTTTGCATTTTTGTTCAGCTCTGCCAGCGCCACCGGATCTGTTACTACTTCTCCTTTATCGTTGACGGTCTTCCAGCGATCGTTCATAATGGCCAGCAAATTGGAGTTGTTGGTATAACCGCTGGTGAACTCCAGCCTGTTGGCATTGAATACATCGTTGCCTACCTGGAAGTTCACAAATACACTCAGGTCAAACTGTTTGTAAGTGAACTGCTGGCTGAGGCCCCCAAAGAATTTAGGCTGCGCCACGCCGATCACTTTCCTGTCTTTTTCCGTGATCACGCTATCTCCATTCAGGTCTTTGAACTTAAGCGTACCGGGTTGTGGTGGTGTGGAAGTGATGCTGTTATTGCTGGGCACTCCTTTTTTGAGGGTGTATACCTTTGTAGCGGCATCGTAATCAAAATCCTCTATCTTATAGAAACCATCTGTTTCCAAACCCCATATGGCACCTACCGGATCACCCACTCTTACGATGTAATCTGCGGTGGCATTTGTGGGATGGAACCAGCCTGAGTTCTGCAGGTAGCCATTCACCTGTTTGGCAGCCAGGCGGTCTACGGTATTCTTGTTGAAAGAGATGTTGAAATTGAGGTTCCAGTTAAAATCTTTCTGTTGAACGGGGATGGCATTCACCTGGAATTCCATACCCTTGTTAGTGGTAGCACCTACGTTCTGCATTTGTTTATCGTAACCCAGCGTGGGAGAAATAGGCGCTGCAATCAGCAGGTTGTCCGTCGTGTTTTTATAGAAGTCCGCATTGAATACCAGTCTTCCGTTCCAGAACGCGATATCAAAACCGAGGTTACGGGAAATAGTACTTTCCCAAAGCAGGTCCAGGTTGGCCAATGCCACAGGTGCCAGTGCTGCCACCACCTGTTCATTCAATCCGTATTGCGGGAATGAAACGGCCGACTGGATAGCGCTGTACTGCATCTGGTAAAGGAAGTCGTTGATACGGTTATTCCCTGCCTGGCCATATGAGGCACGGACCTTCAGATCGTTGACGGGGCCTAATTTATCCTTCAGGAAATCCTCGTTGGAAAGCCGCCAGGCAACAGAGCCGGAAGGGAAATACCCCCATTTATTCGCTGAAGCAAACTTAGAGGAACCATCTCCCCGCATAGAGAAAGCGAGCAAATACTTTTTATCATAAGCATAGTTTATCCTGCCAAAGAGCGATACCAGCCGGCTGGTTAATTCAGTGGTCACGGGTTTTGGTTGCTGCACACCCTGTGGCGGAGAACCCAGGTTCATATTCGCCAATGCCCATTCCGGTGTAATACCAATCGGGAAGTAACGTGTTTCTATGGTATTTGTATTCATCCTGCTTTCATAGATCTCATGCCCTATGAGTACGGTGATCTCATTCTTTTTATTAAAATCTCCGTTCAGCTGTGCATTGCTGAAGGTGAGCACATTGGAATTATTAAGGGTCACTTTTTTGATGTTCTGAATAAGCGCAAGAGGCGCTACACCATACTGGCGTGCATTAGCCGTAAGTGTATCATCAAAGAACCTTCTTTCTTCCGTATTCAGGTCATAACCGAAAGTACTGCGGAAGCTCAGGAACTTTGTGAGTTCGATATTGGCATAACCACTCAGGTTAAGGATATCACTGATATTTTTCCGGTATTCCGCTTGATTGAGCAGGATGGGATTACCAAGGCTGAGGCTGTTCGCATTTGTTTCCAGCCAGTATTCCTGGTCAAAATCATCTATGCCCAATCCCTTCATCAGCAGAGGGCGGTATTTCAGACTGTGGCGCAGCCTGTTGGTGGAAGCGGAACCTTCATTAGTAGTACCTGCTCCATTTACGATCGTGTGGTTATAGCGGGTATTAAAACCTACTTTAACCATCTTGTTGATGGTATGATCAAACTTAAAGCTGGCCAGCTTTCTGTCGAAGTCTGATCTCAGCATTACACCTTCTTCTGTATTGGAGGTAAGGCTGAGGTTGTATTGCGTGGAGGCATTACCTCCGTTCACACTTACATTATGTGTTTGCATCATTGCCTTGCGGCCGAACATCTCCTCCTGCCAGTCTGCAAAAGGTACGTTCTTATAATTGGCGAGTGTATCCCAGTTAGTACCATAAGCCCTGGCAAAAGCAGTACTGTCTGCCGCTGTACCGCGTGTTCTTTCATACCAGTACGTTACAAAATCATAGGGTTTCATCACTTCCAGTTTATTGGCCAGTTTACGGAAGCCCATAAAACCGCTGTAATTCAGCGTGGTTTTAGCATTCCGGCCAC includes the following:
- a CDS encoding tagaturonate reductase, which codes for MMLSRFTLKHIVPGAVKVPDEHLFELPEKVLQFGTGVLLRGLADHYIDKANRKGIFNGRIVVVKSTSQGGADAFEKQDALYTLCIRGMKNNQTIAENYINAAISRVLHAQRDWEQILSCAHDQGMQVIISNTTEVGIQLVNDDIRRHPPVSYPGKLLAFLYERFKAFGGSVHSGMVIVPTELVPDNGKKLEAIVLELAHLNGLPEEFMEWLEKYNYFCNSLVDRIVPGSPEPAQQAALEKEFGYTDALLSIAEAYSLWAIEGDENIRRTLSFAAANEEVVIMPDIDLHRELKLRLLNGSHTLSCGVAFLSGFETVKEAMDEPAFAAYISNLLSDELANGIPYPVEPQVAAQFGQSVLDRFRNPYIRHYWKSITMQYSTKMKMRCLPILLEYYERHGRLPGLFAKGFAAWLYFMRVREKEGRYYGELNGQPYEVTDDMSAVFAKRWQELTPSELVFTTLADRSFWKHDLSLLPGWQDLVLQQLEEIMQQGIQLKPSKKRVIN
- a CDS encoding glycoside hydrolase family 88/105 protein; translation: MKYLLIVACAFSVAKEMAATLMDSWKAPAKWTYEQGVVMRGMEGLWERTKDTAYLSYIKKSIDPFIEEDGTIRTYKQQDFNIDNIMPGRILLFLYRQTKEEKYKKAATTLRNQLKEHPRTKAGGFWHKKVYPWQMWLDGLYMGQPFYLDYALTFKEDTTLNDIVRQFVEMEQVSRDKKTGLLYHGYDESRQQQWADKTTGRSPHVWARAMGWYGMALVDVLELFPAKDPRRPILSGILKRLAIAVEKYQDPATGLWWDIVDLPGKGKNYYEASASCMFTYTLAKGVRLGILPAKYKAVARRAYAGILKEFIKKDEQGRTHLHGTVSVSGLGGNPYRDGSFEYYMSEKVVVDDPKGVGAFLQAANEMEMP
- a CDS encoding glycoside hydrolase family 28 protein produces the protein MKNSLFITLALFSQLSLRAQQQVQVPVFRKDTFNITGYGAKPDGVTLNTTFIQAAIDACSKKGGGVVRIPKGLWLTGPVTLKSKVNLHIERNALLRFTTDKTVYPLVKGNWEGLEQMRNQSPISGTNLEDIAITGKGSVDGGGDAWRMVKKDKLTESQWKKLVASGGLLDEDKKTWYPSESMQRGAQLKNPGVISADHSDAHFQSVKDFLRPNLLVLTNCKRILLEGVTFQNSPAWCLHTLLSEHLTMRDVYVKNPWYAQNGDGIDVESCKNVVIERSTFDVGDDAICIKSGRDEAGRKRGVPTENVWVRNCTVYHAHGGFVIGSEMSGGAKNIYVEDCTFMGTDIGLRFKTTRGRGGVVENIYIKNISMQDIPGEAILFDMYYMAKDPIPLTGEKQAAPKVELLPVTEATPQFRNFFISNVTCYGAARAIFIRGLPEMKIRNIQLKDMVLQADKGVEVSDATEVAMQNVRVITKGKEELINKVY
- a CDS encoding pectate lyase; this translates as MDIKGLFFSLILVIIIPGCASAQPAFPGAEGFGKNTTGGRGGKILIVRNLNDDGPGSLREAINAKYPRMIVFAVSGTIALQSPLKINEGNCTIAGQSAPGDGICIRNYTVSIHADNVIIRYMRFRLGDEKEQADDAFNGIGRRRIMIDHCSMSWAVDECASFYDNKEFTLQWSIIAESLRSSVHPKGEHGYGGIWGGLGASFHHNILASNTSRNPRFCGARYTQEPAKEVVDFRNNVIFNWVHNSAYGGEGGNHNIVNNYYKAGPATKKNVRYRIVNPWDTAAFTKFYVQGNYVDGSEKITADNWAGGVDCKDPAAVRLQTPVPVVAISPQSALTAYKEVLQYAGASLHRDAVDERIVKEISTGKTSFGDGIIDTPRDWPLLRSLPAPKDTDGDGMPDEWERKHGLDPQNEKDASAYTLNKQYTNIEMYLNSLL
- a CDS encoding RagB/SusD family nutrient uptake outer membrane protein; this translates as MKIRYIILLCTICLAACKQYLEVPPVSSFDPAITFSNVVNARMAVLGTYGALTGDQGYGIRINMYYAYDSDEMMGQGGTPFPDNERRDIAHYNLTPNNSQLAQPFSQLYNGIERANLCIYYIPRMALYTNGTEVEKNELKRLHGEALTLRAQFYFELIRNWGDVPAHFQPAIFETDQYPGKTDRDSIYDHILNDLAIAAPLVPWRTAAGPRDERITQGAVRALRAKIALFRGGYSLRRSKQMERPANYKPFYEIARTECNEIMQHRGDHSLNTSYLALFRDNLCAHKLDPTGEIIWEVAMAGSNSATGDSKMGYYNGPRYGTTGNAALTILPTYFYAFDSVDARRDVTCAPYDINTALNKTGRPLQTMVDGKFRRDWISNPVVVTSAAQYFGLNWPLIRFSDVLLMYAEADNELNNGASATAIAAFEEVRKRAYGANPIGTTPTSYTDFFNAIVKERLLEFGGEGIRKYDLIRWNLLDAKITATKAALTAMSNRTAPYNTYPQTMYFRNNSPDLVWAGSFYKPTVTPAPAGHTSVAWFGTAINTTIIRYYAIEFKTGKSELLPIAQSVLDANPNLKQDYGY
- a CDS encoding SusC/RagA family TonB-linked outer membrane protein, which encodes MKLTLPTLFLSLFIAVPALAQTRKITGQVTATGSGSLAGVTVQVKNTKTGVSTDGSGRYSLDVPASGDPVLIFRFMGFKTVEEKVNGRSVIDVVLTEEASSLNDVVIIGYGTARRRDLTGSVSSVNAKQIKDIPINSAAQALTGRLAGVQVTGTEGSPNADVMIRVRGGGSITQDNSPLYVIDGVQVENALSAISPQDIASIDVLKDASTTAIYGARGANGVVIITTKGGRNAKTTLNYSGFMGFRKLANKLEVMKPYDFVTYWYERTRGTAADSTAFARAYGTNWDTLANYKNVPFADWQEEMFGRKAMMQTHNVSVNGGNASTQYNLSLTSNTEEGVMLRSDFDRKLASFKFDHTINKMVKVGFNTRYNHTIVNGAGTTNEGSASTNRLRHSLKYRPLLMKGLGIDDFDQEYWLETNANSLSLGNPILLNQAEYRKNISDILNLSGYANIELTKFLSFRSTFGYDLNTEERRFFDDTLTANARQYGVAPLALIQNIKKVTLNNSNVLTFSNAQLNGDFNKKNEITVLIGHEIYESRMNTNTIETRYFPIGITPEWALANMNLGSPPQGVQQPKPVTTELTSRLVSLFGRINYAYDKKYLLAFSMRGDGSSKFASANKWGYFPSGSVAWRLSNEDFLKDKLGPVNDLKVRASYGQAGNNRINDFLYQMQYSAIQSAVSFPQYGLNEQVVAALAPVALANLDLLWESTISRNLGFDIAFWNGRLVFNADFYKNTTDNLLIAAPISPTLGYDKQMQNVGATTNKGMEFQVNAIPVQQKDFNWNLNFNISFNKNTVDRLAAKQVNGYLQNSGWFHPTNATADYIVRVGDPVGAIWGLETDGFYKIEDFDYDAATKVYTLKKGVPSNNSITSTPPQPGTLKFKDLNGDSVITEKDRKVIGVAQPKFFGGLSQQFTYKQFDLSVFVNFQVGNDVFNANRLEFTSGYTNNSNLLAIMNDRWKTVNDKGEVVTDPVALAELNKNAKIWRPGTQAASFIAHSWAVEDGSFLRVNNISLGYTLPSSLLRKMRMQSLRIYGTVNNVAIWTKYSGYDPEVSTRRASGVTPGVDFSAYPRSRSFLLGLNLSL